The nucleotide window TTGGGATGAGCTACTGTCATCCCTCAACACGGACCCATGGGGGCGTCCATACAGAATAGTTCTGAATAAGTATAGGAACTGGACACGCCCCCCGTCACGGAATCCCTGGATACTCCCGTCCTCAGGAATGTTGTGGACACCCTCTTCCCGCTAGTGGTTTAGGAGTCCACACTCAACTGGGGTCCCGGCCTGGGGGGACCTTATGAACTAGAGGAAGACGAGGAGATATCCAGCAACGAACTTCAGCGCGCCGTCAAAAGAATAAGATCAAGAAAAGCTCCTGGCCCTGACGGCGTGCTTGGAAAGATATGGGTCTGGGCACTGGACTTTCTGGGAGAACGTCTGaggtacatatttaataaatgcctCAGACATGGCGCTTTCCCCCAGCAATGGAAGCAGGCTAAATTGGTCCTGCTCCCCAAGGAAGGCAAGGAAGAAGGAACCCCGTCGGCATATAGACCAATAtgcctgctggacgaggtcAGCAAGATCTTTGAGAGGATCATTGCAAACCGACTTGTTCGACATATATCCCGAGAGGGTGGTCTCCACGAGGAGCAATATGGCTTCCGCGAGGGACGTTCGACTGTGGATGCGATTAGTCGTGTTACGTCCCTCACGGAGGAAGCCGTGGAAGGGGGCGGGGTGGCACTTGCGGTATTACTAGATATCGCAAACGTCTTCAACACCCTGCCCTGGGATAGAGTAATGGATGCCTTGTTGCGATACAGGGTCCCTCCCTACCTTGTGGAGATCATCAGACAATATTTCCGGGATAGGAGCCTGGAGTTCGTCACACAAGACGGACTCCAATGCCGACGGGAAATTTGATGCGGGGTTCCGCAGGGGTCAGTCTTAGCACCCCTACTGTGGAATCTCACATACAACCGAGTCCTTTGCCTTCCTCTCCCTCGTGGCTGCCACGCCATCTGCTATGCAGACGACACATTAGTGCTGGCCGCGGGGAGCAGCTGGGGGATACAGCAGCCAAGGCCGAAACAGCGGTGGCAGCCGTGGTACAAAACATCACTGGTATGGGTCTTAGAGTGGCGGCTCAAAAAACCGAGGCTCTTTACTTTCACAGTAAATCCTCTGGGAAACCGCCAAGGACTCATATCCGGGTGGGAGGTACTTCTATCTCGGTGGGGAACCGGCTTAAATATCTCGGTCTCCTACTGGACGGCGAGTGGAAGTTTGGACACCACTTCAATGTCCTTGCCCCAAGGTGAAGCGCTTCTCCACGGCGTTGGGTAGGCTCCTGCCAAACCTTGGGGGACCGGATGGTCGAGTCCGCCGTATATACATGGGCACCGTAAATGCAGTAGCCCTGTATGAATGCCCAATATGGGCGACGGATCTCGCGGCCATGCGTTATGCAAAGGACAAGTTCCGACGCATACAGCGCAGCATGGCCGTGAGGGTGATAAGGGCCTACCGCACGGTGTCCCATACGGCGGCCACGGTCCTGGCGGGTTCGCCCCCCTTGGAGTTCCTGGCCGCAATGTACGCGGAGCGGTATAATTGGGAAAGGGGGCTCAGGAGGGGTCATAGCCCTCTACCAGCCAGGGTCAAGAAGACCATCCAGATCCACGCCCAGCGGTCTATGGTGGAGAGATGGAGTGCCCACCTATCTGACCCGAAGACTGCGGGTTAAAGAACCCGCGTTGAGGCCGTCCGGCCCTGTCTACAAGAATGGTTAGACAGGGCCCGAGGTGAGGTATCCTTTAGGATGACACAGGTGCTCACCGGGCATGGGTGCTTTGGTGAGTACCTGTGTCGAATCGGCAAGGAAGGTACCACGGCCTGCCACCATTGTGAGGAGGTAAGAGACACGGCGCGGCACACGCTGGAGAAGTGTCCGGCGTGGGACACGCTGCGCCGTGATCTCTGTTCAGTGGTTGGCAACGACCTCTCGTTGCCAACCATGGTTACGAAGATGTTGGGTGATGAGAGATCCTGGAAGGCGATCGTCTTCTTCTGCGAACAAGTTATGACGCAGAAGGAGGCGGCCGAGCGCATACGCCGACAAGAAGAGGCGGCGGCAGAAGCGGCGATTGCGGCCGCTGCAGCGGCTGTTGTAGATGACAGCAGCGAGGAGGAACAGGAGAAGGAGAGTGACTCCGATGGGAGCTTGGGTCCCTCCTTGCATCGGCTACCCCCACTGACAATGAAGCTAAGGCCTTGACGAGCAATTGAGGGGGGACAATCCAGTCGCCCTCTCCTCAAAGGAGAAGATGACATTAGAGGGGGGCATGGTTGGGGATTGGATGTCTCCACCAAGTGCTCCCCTCCCCCTTATTAGCCCCCCTAGTAACAAACAGGATGGCGAGGAGGTAATAAGATC belongs to Anoplolepis gracilipes chromosome 4, ASM4749672v1, whole genome shotgun sequence and includes:
- the LOC140664976 gene encoding uncharacterized protein; this encodes MGTVNAVALYECPIWATDLAAMRYAKDKFRRIQRSMAVRVIRAYRTVSHTAATVLAGSPPLEFLAAMYAERYNWERGLRRGHSPLPARVKKTIQIHAQRSMVERWSAHLSDPKTAG